The following proteins come from a genomic window of Anaerolineales bacterium:
- a CDS encoding integrase core domain-containing protein has product MPWRAVLPMDEKIRFIETFRAGVFNFTELCAFFDISCKTGYKWVERWRAEGREGLEDRSHATHSCPHRLRPDVAAVLLTIRRKHLSWGPAKILRILHGQRPSLPLPARSTTAELFKRHGLVKPRRRRPHPGHPGLGQTPMSHPNSVWTADFKGQFKTLDGKWCYPLTLMDGFSRYCLACIGLPSTKHELVQPLFERAFREFGLPDVIRTDNGAPFASQAIHRLSRLHVWWIKIGIRPELILPGHPQQNARHERFHKTLKHDTVKPPASSLSAQQRKFNHFVREFNHDRPHESLGQETPASVYRPSFRPYPERIPELEYPAHFERRLVSRNGGIRWGSAWVNVSHVLEEEYVGPEEVEDGVWAVYFGPLLLGRFDEETLQLHGGLSPKQAVVSVTNQLGLSVTHQPDCSHFAFEGAHRWRFGVRRCAFRIPDDLYQTCADDQDRTNGLARTKWFSCEQSCAANSHDGLNLEQDAQPARVDVAGTPVDSPHHWDQECDCDQ; this is encoded by the coding sequence ATGCCCTGGAGAGCTGTCTTACCCATGGACGAGAAGATCCGCTTCATTGAGACGTTTCGGGCCGGGGTTTTCAACTTCACCGAACTGTGCGCCTTCTTCGACATCTCCTGCAAGACCGGCTACAAGTGGGTGGAGCGCTGGAGGGCCGAGGGCCGGGAAGGGCTCGAGGACCGTTCGCATGCAACCCACTCGTGTCCCCACAGGCTGCGCCCCGATGTGGCGGCGGTTCTCCTGACGATCCGCCGCAAGCATTTGAGCTGGGGGCCAGCCAAGATACTGCGGATCCTTCACGGGCAGCGACCATCCCTGCCCCTCCCCGCTCGATCCACCACGGCGGAACTCTTCAAACGGCACGGCCTGGTGAAGCCAAGGCGCAGGCGGCCGCATCCGGGCCATCCCGGCCTTGGACAGACGCCGATGTCGCACCCCAATTCGGTCTGGACGGCTGACTTCAAAGGCCAATTCAAGACCCTCGACGGCAAATGGTGCTACCCGCTCACCCTGATGGATGGGTTCTCGAGGTACTGCCTGGCCTGCATTGGCCTGCCCTCGACCAAGCATGAGCTCGTCCAGCCTCTGTTTGAGCGGGCTTTCCGGGAGTTCGGACTACCAGACGTGATCCGCACAGACAACGGCGCACCCTTCGCCTCCCAGGCCATCCACCGGCTATCCCGACTCCACGTGTGGTGGATCAAGATCGGCATCCGCCCAGAGCTCATCCTCCCCGGCCATCCCCAGCAGAATGCGCGCCATGAGCGCTTCCACAAGACCCTCAAGCACGACACCGTCAAACCCCCAGCCTCAAGCCTGAGTGCCCAGCAGCGCAAGTTCAACCACTTCGTGCGGGAGTTCAACCACGATCGGCCCCACGAGTCTCTCGGCCAGGAGACGCCGGCGTCCGTGTATCGGCCGTCCTTTCGCCCTTACCCCGAGCGGATCCCCGAACTTGAATACCCGGCTCACTTCGAGCGACGCCTGGTGAGCCGCAATGGCGGCATCCGCTGGGGCAGTGCCTGGGTGAACGTGAGCCACGTCCTGGAAGAAGAGTACGTCGGCCCCGAAGAGGTTGAAGACGGCGTGTGGGCTGTCTACTTCGGGCCGCTGCTCCTCGGTCGCTTCGACGAGGAAACCCTGCAGCTACATGGGGGGTTATCCCCAAAACAAGCCGTTGTGAGTGTTACCAATCAACTTGGACTTTCTGTTACCCATCAGCCCGACTGCTCACACTTCGCCTTTGAGGGGGCGCACAGATGGCGATTCGGCGTCCGCAGATGTGCCTTTCGCATTCCCGATGACCTCTACCAGACTTGCGCTGACGACCAGGATCGCACCAATGGCCTCGCGCGCACCAAATGGTTCTCCTGCGAGCAGAGCTGCGCTGCCAATTCCCACGACGGCCTCAATCTGGAGCAAGATGCCCAGCCTGCCAGGGTCGACGTGGCGGGAACCCCAGTAGACTCCCCACATCACTGGGATCAAGAATGTGACTGCGATCAATAA